A stretch of Pseudoprevotella muciniphila DNA encodes these proteins:
- a CDS encoding electron transfer flavoprotein subunit beta/FixA family protein gives MSLKIVVLAKQVPDTRNVGKDAMTPEGTVNRAALPAIFNPEDLNALEQALCLKDRYQGTTVKVVTMGPPRATEIIREGLYRGTDGGVLLTDRAFAGADTLATSYALSMAIRKLGLPDLVIGGRQAIDGDTAQVGPQVAQKLGYNQVTYVTRIEEVTDTHVIVERHIDGGIERVKAPLPCLLTVNGDAAPCRPRNARLIMKYKRAMTPIERPAEGEVPYAEEYEKKPWLNITQWTVADVEGDYEQCGLSGSPTKVKAVQNIVFKAKESKRLTGADADVEGLIQELLASHTIG, from the coding sequence AGGAACTGTGAATCGCGCTGCGCTGCCTGCCATCTTCAACCCTGAAGATCTCAATGCGCTCGAACAGGCGCTCTGCCTGAAGGACAGATATCAAGGAACCACCGTGAAAGTGGTAACGATGGGTCCTCCCCGCGCCACAGAAATCATCCGCGAAGGTCTTTATCGCGGCACAGACGGTGGCGTATTGCTCACCGACCGCGCTTTCGCCGGAGCCGACACGCTCGCCACGAGTTATGCGCTCTCCATGGCGATACGCAAACTGGGGCTGCCCGACCTCGTTATCGGTGGTCGTCAGGCCATCGACGGCGACACAGCCCAGGTAGGTCCACAGGTGGCTCAGAAACTGGGCTACAACCAGGTAACATACGTTACACGCATTGAAGAAGTTACAGACACACACGTCATAGTGGAACGCCACATCGACGGCGGTATAGAGCGCGTAAAGGCTCCCCTGCCCTGTCTGCTCACAGTAAACGGCGACGCAGCACCTTGTCGTCCTCGCAACGCACGTCTCATCATGAAGTATAAGCGTGCCATGACACCTATCGAACGTCCTGCAGAAGGCGAAGTGCCTTACGCAGAGGAATACGAAAAGAAGCCTTGGCTGAACATCACGCAGTGGACTGTTGCCGACGTGGAAGGCGACTACGAACAATGCGGACTGAGCGGCTCGCCCACTAAGGTGAAAGCCGTGCAGAACATTGTGTTCAAGGCAAAGGAAAGCAAACGCCTCACAGGAGCAGATGCCGATGTGGAAGGCTTGATACAGGAACTATTGGCGTCTCACACTATTGGATAA
- a CDS encoding electron transfer flavoprotein subunit alpha/FixB family protein gives MNNVFVYCEIDGTTVEEVSYELLTKGRKLANQLGVDLEAIVAGSDIKGKVEDEILAYGVDKLYVFDGKGLAPYTSLPHTSILVNLFKEENPQICLMGATVIGRDLGPRVSSSLTSGLTADCTELEIGDYEDKKNQKTYKNLLYQIRPAFGGNIVATIVNPDHRPQMATVRSGVMKAEKYQDQAKGEVVYPDVAKYVPETDYVVEVLERHVEKAKNNLKGSPIIVAGGYGVGSAEGFDLLRKLAHELHGEVGASRAAVDAGFCEHDLQIGQTGVTVRPKVYIACGISGAIQHVAGMKESGIVISINTDPDAPINAIADYVITGSVEEVVPKMIKFYKENSK, from the coding sequence ATGAACAACGTATTTGTATATTGCGAAATAGACGGTACTACCGTTGAAGAAGTCAGTTACGAACTGCTGACCAAGGGCCGCAAACTGGCAAACCAATTAGGTGTGGACCTCGAAGCCATCGTTGCCGGAAGCGACATCAAGGGCAAAGTGGAAGACGAAATCCTCGCATACGGCGTAGACAAACTCTACGTATTCGACGGCAAAGGTCTCGCACCATACACTTCCCTGCCCCACACAAGTATCCTTGTAAACCTCTTCAAAGAAGAAAATCCACAAATCTGCCTAATGGGGGCGACCGTTATCGGACGCGACCTTGGCCCGCGCGTAAGTTCTTCGCTCACCAGCGGCCTGACAGCCGACTGCACCGAACTCGAAATCGGCGACTACGAGGACAAGAAGAACCAGAAGACTTACAAGAACCTGCTCTACCAGATTCGTCCCGCATTCGGCGGCAATATCGTGGCAACGATTGTCAACCCCGACCATCGTCCTCAAATGGCTACCGTGCGTAGCGGCGTGATGAAGGCAGAGAAATATCAAGACCAGGCAAAGGGCGAAGTGGTTTATCCCGATGTGGCAAAATATGTGCCTGAAACAGACTATGTGGTCGAAGTGCTCGAACGTCATGTAGAAAAGGCAAAGAACAACCTCAAGGGCTCACCCATCATCGTGGCTGGTGGCTATGGAGTGGGTAGCGCAGAAGGTTTCGACCTGCTCCGCAAATTGGCACACGAACTCCACGGCGAAGTTGGTGCCAGCCGCGCAGCAGTGGATGCAGGTTTCTGCGAACACGACCTGCAAATTGGTCAAACTGGCGTTACAGTGCGCCCGAAGGTGTATATCGCTTGCGGCATCAGCGGTGCCATACAGCATGTGGCAGGTATGAAGGAGAGTGGCATCGTCATCTCCATCAACACCGACCCCGATGCACCCATCAATGCCATTGCCGACTATGTCATCACTGGCAGTGTGGAAGAAGTGGTGCCCAAGATGATTAAGTTCTACAAAGAAAACAGCAAGTAA
- a CDS encoding acyl-CoA dehydrogenase family protein — translation MANNYRDHAELEFELRHPLMKRIVELKERNFRDKEDYDDAPLDFEDAMDNYDRVLEVVGEIAGTIIADNAEGVDQEGPHLKDGRVTYASGTIENYETMKKAGLNALTMPRKYNGLNFPITPYTMCAEMVAASDAGFGNIWSLQDCCETLYEFGDDDQRARFIPRVAAGETMSMDLTEPDAGSDLQHVMLKATYSEEEGCWLLNGVKRFITNGDADLHLVLARSEEGTTDGRGLSMFIYDKRQGGVDVRRIENKLGIHGSPTCELVYKNAKAELCGSTRLGLIKYVMALMNGARLGIAAQSVGISQAAYNEGLSYAADRQQFGKAIITMPAVYDMLANIKAKLDAGRALLYECSRYVDIYKALDDIQRERKLEPEERAEQKKYARLADCLTPLAKGMNSEYANQNTYDALQIHGGSGFMMEYPIQRYYRDARITNIYEGTTQLQVVAAIRYVTNGTYLSLAREFENDTVSEAMKPLQARAKAIADKLEQAVAYVKEAADQEFHDHCARSLMEMSGNLIMLHLIIRNATKAPELFEKSARVYANIADAEVAKHFTNIMNATPEQLADYRQQPAATEE, via the coding sequence ATGGCTAACAACTATAGAGACCATGCGGAACTGGAGTTTGAACTCCGCCACCCGCTCATGAAACGCATCGTGGAACTGAAAGAACGCAATTTCCGCGACAAAGAGGACTACGATGACGCACCGCTTGACTTCGAGGACGCGATGGACAACTACGACCGCGTGCTTGAAGTGGTGGGCGAAATAGCAGGCACTATCATTGCCGACAATGCCGAAGGAGTGGATCAAGAAGGTCCACATCTTAAGGACGGTCGTGTAACCTACGCCAGCGGCACGATAGAAAACTACGAAACGATGAAGAAGGCTGGCCTCAACGCGCTGACCATGCCGCGCAAATACAACGGTCTGAACTTCCCCATCACTCCCTACACCATGTGCGCCGAAATGGTGGCAGCAAGCGATGCCGGCTTCGGCAACATCTGGAGTCTGCAGGACTGCTGCGAGACACTCTACGAATTTGGCGACGACGACCAGCGCGCACGCTTCATCCCGCGTGTAGCAGCAGGCGAGACAATGTCGATGGACCTCACCGAGCCTGATGCCGGTTCCGACCTGCAGCATGTAATGCTCAAAGCCACCTACTCCGAAGAGGAAGGTTGCTGGCTACTCAACGGCGTGAAACGTTTCATCACCAACGGCGACGCCGACCTGCACCTCGTTCTGGCACGTTCTGAAGAAGGCACCACCGACGGACGCGGCCTTTCCATGTTCATCTACGACAAGCGCCAGGGCGGTGTGGATGTTCGCCGCATAGAAAACAAACTCGGTATCCACGGCTCACCCACCTGCGAACTCGTTTACAAAAACGCAAAGGCAGAACTCTGCGGCAGCACGCGCCTCGGACTCATCAAGTACGTCATGGCACTCATGAACGGCGCACGCCTCGGCATCGCCGCACAGAGTGTGGGCATCAGTCAGGCTGCCTACAATGAAGGACTCTCCTACGCTGCCGACCGTCAACAGTTCGGAAAGGCGATCATCACCATGCCTGCCGTTTACGACATGCTCGCCAACATCAAGGCAAAACTCGATGCAGGTCGCGCACTGCTCTACGAATGCTCACGCTACGTGGACATCTACAAGGCACTCGACGACATTCAACGCGAACGCAAACTCGAACCCGAAGAACGCGCCGAGCAGAAGAAGTATGCCAGACTTGCCGACTGCCTCACACCGCTGGCAAAGGGCATGAACTCGGAATATGCCAACCAGAACACATACGATGCACTGCAGATACACGGCGGTTCTGGCTTTATGATGGAATACCCCATCCAGCGCTACTACCGCGATGCTCGTATCACGAACATCTACGAAGGCACCACGCAGTTGCAAGTCGTGGCAGCCATACGCTACGTTACAAACGGCACATATCTCAGTCTCGCACGTGAATTTGAGAACGACACCGTGAGTGAAGCGATGAAACCCCTGCAGGCACGCGCCAAAGCTATTGCCGACAAACTGGAACAGGCTGTGGCATACGTGAAGGAAGCAGCCGATCAGGAATTCCACGACCACTGCGCACGCAGCCTCATGGAAATGTCGGGCAACCTCATCATGCTCCACCTCATCATCCGCAACGCCACAAAGGCACCGGAATTGTTCGAGAAGAGCGCACGTGTATATGCCAACATAGCCGATGCAGAAGTGGCAAAGCATTTCACGAACATCATGAATGCCACACCCGAACAACTCGCCGACTACCGCCAGCAACCCGCTGCTACGGAAGAATAA
- a CDS encoding virulence RhuM family protein, with protein sequence MDDKGQILLYQTRDGDSRIEVRLHDETVWLNLDQMAELFQRNKSTISRHIRNVFEEGELEQNVVVAKFATTTQHGAIKGKSQTHIVDFYNLDMIISVGYRVHSYRGVQFRMWATKVLKEYIVKGFALNDDLLKRAGAGNYFDELLARIRDIRSSEKVFYRKVLEIYALSIDYDPNAEMTQEFFKTVQNKIHYSVHGHTAAEIIYERADAFKDFMGLTSWTGALPKKSDAEVAKNYLSKEEMTSLNRIVSLYLDFAELQAEEHRPMYMKDWTAILDDFLRISRKDILTHAGHISAQLAKAKADAEYDKFKERTKNELTPVEIHFIEHFEREQKKLGKKE encoded by the coding sequence GTGGACGACAAAGGACAAATACTATTATATCAGACCCGCGACGGGGATTCACGCATTGAAGTCAGACTACATGATGAGACAGTTTGGTTAAATCTTGACCAAATGGCGGAGCTCTTTCAGCGCAACAAATCTACTATTTCAAGACACATAAGAAACGTGTTTGAAGAAGGTGAATTGGAGCAGAATGTGGTCGTTGCAAAATTTGCAACAACCACCCAGCATGGAGCGATAAAAGGAAAATCACAAACACATATAGTTGATTTTTACAACCTTGACATGATTATCAGTGTGGGCTATCGTGTTCATTCATACCGCGGTGTACAGTTCCGAATGTGGGCAACTAAAGTTTTGAAAGAATATATTGTAAAGGGGTTCGCCTTAAATGATGATTTGCTAAAGAGAGCCGGAGCTGGAAACTATTTCGATGAGTTGCTGGCTCGCATCCGTGACATCCGTTCTTCTGAGAAGGTATTTTACAGAAAAGTTCTTGAAATCTATGCTCTTAGCATAGATTATGACCCTAACGCTGAAATGACACAAGAATTCTTCAAAACTGTACAAAATAAAATACATTATTCAGTTCATGGGCATACGGCTGCTGAAATTATCTATGAACGTGCTGATGCTTTTAAAGATTTTATGGGATTAACCTCATGGACGGGAGCACTTCCTAAAAAATCAGATGCAGAGGTGGCAAAAAATTACCTTTCGAAAGAAGAAATGACATCACTCAACCGTATAGTAAGTCTTTATCTGGACTTTGCAGAATTACAGGCAGAAGAGCACAGGCCTATGTACATGAAAGATTGGACTGCCATTCTTGATGATTTCCTGCGTATTTCCCGAAAGGACATCCTGACACATGCCGGACACATCTCTGCCCAATTAGCAAAAGCAAAAGCGGATGCTGAATATGATAAGTTTAAGGAGAGAACTAAAAACGAACTAACGCCAGTTGAAATACATTTTATAGAACATTTCGAACGTGAACAAAAAAAACTTGGTAAGAAAGAGTGA
- a CDS encoding radical SAM protein, whose translation MDIYRLMKYARRVKSPRLKMLGLWAMHVCRRRYLGLFFDPVLACNLQCRMCYFSDPERRKTLHGVMPIERVRQLADGLFHRALKLQIGCGAEPTLYKDLPEVVRLAKQKQVPYISITTNGNLLTTEKLKALIAAGLDEMTLSVHGLTKTTYETLMQGATFERFLCLLESIKVVRQKHPAFKVRINYTMNTDNVDDLALFPKLFRDVPIDVLQLRPVQKIGNSAYTDFSTDHILEVYDSVIAPLVAHCKTLGITCLVPSKAAITTLPDDTPFLEKEVYDMTYCNIEPTGWNEDYDLEHDTFETYSRRTHRARRMLKMVFCGAEKEKGGKGKTKKMIYDVK comes from the coding sequence ATGGACATCTATCGACTGATGAAATATGCGCGGCGGGTGAAGAGTCCGCGTCTGAAGATGCTGGGGCTGTGGGCGATGCACGTCTGCCGGCGCCGCTATCTCGGTCTGTTCTTCGATCCAGTGCTCGCTTGCAACCTGCAATGCCGGATGTGCTATTTCAGCGACCCTGAACGCCGAAAGACACTTCACGGTGTGATGCCCATTGAGCGCGTCAGGCAGTTGGCTGACGGCCTTTTCCACCGCGCGCTGAAACTCCAGATTGGCTGCGGTGCAGAACCTACGCTCTACAAAGACCTGCCGGAAGTGGTACGACTCGCCAAACAGAAGCAAGTGCCTTACATATCGATTACCACCAACGGCAACCTGCTTACCACGGAGAAACTCAAAGCACTCATCGCCGCGGGTCTAGACGAGATGACATTGTCCGTTCATGGGCTGACAAAAACAACATACGAAACACTGATGCAGGGCGCGACATTCGAGCGTTTCCTTTGCCTTTTAGAAAGCATCAAAGTCGTTAGGCAGAAGCATCCCGCTTTCAAGGTGCGCATCAACTATACGATGAACACCGATAACGTGGACGACCTCGCACTCTTCCCCAAACTCTTCCGCGATGTGCCCATCGATGTGCTCCAACTCCGCCCTGTGCAGAAGATAGGCAATTCCGCATATACGGATTTTTCCACCGACCATATACTCGAAGTGTACGACAGCGTCATCGCTCCACTCGTAGCCCATTGCAAGACACTCGGCATCACCTGCCTCGTACCGTCGAAGGCCGCCATCACTACCCTGCCCGACGACACGCCATTCCTCGAAAAGGAAGTTTACGACATGACCTACTGCAACATCGAACCAACAGGTTGGAACGAAGATTATGACCTTGAGCACGACACATTCGAGACCTATTCACGCCGCACCCACCGCGCCCGGAGAATGCTGAAAATGGTGTTCTGCGGTGCTGAAAAAGAAAAAGGCGGAAAGGGTAAGACCAAGAAGATGATTTACGACGTGAAATAA
- a CDS encoding O-acetylhomoserine aminocarboxypropyltransferase/cysteine synthase family protein, translating to MSEKKLHFETLQLHVGQEQADPVTDSRAVPIYQTTSYVFRNSQHAADRFGLRDAGNIYGRLTNTTQSVFEERIAALEGGTAGLAVASGAAAVTYAIQNVAQAGDHIIAADNLYGGTFNLIEHTLATQGVTSTIVNPSDFPALETAFQPNTKAVIVETFGNPNASVTDVERIAEIAHSHGVILIVDNTFATAYLFRPLEHGADVVVESATKFIGGHGSTLGGVIVEGGKFDWAAHADRYPTLAKPDPSYHGAVFAAVAGNAAFVTRIRAVILRDTGAAISPLSAWLLLQSLETLSLRVERHVENALAVVDFLSKHPKVAKVNHPSLPDHPDHDLYLRLFPDGAGSIFTFEIKGGEREAWNFIDNLQIFSLLANVADVKSLVIHPATTTHSQMTPEELQKSQIYPSTIRLSIGTEHIDDIIADISQALDKA from the coding sequence ATGTCAGAAAAGAAACTTCACTTTGAGACGCTCCAACTGCACGTTGGACAAGAGCAGGCAGACCCCGTTACCGACAGTCGTGCCGTGCCCATCTATCAGACCACTTCCTATGTGTTCCGCAACAGTCAGCATGCTGCCGACCGCTTCGGGCTTCGCGATGCAGGAAATATATACGGGAGGTTGACAAACACCACACAGAGCGTGTTCGAAGAGCGCATAGCAGCGCTCGAAGGCGGTACGGCAGGCCTGGCTGTGGCAAGTGGTGCGGCAGCCGTAACGTATGCTATACAGAATGTGGCACAGGCGGGCGACCATATCATTGCTGCCGACAACCTCTATGGCGGCACGTTTAACCTCATAGAGCACACCCTTGCCACGCAGGGCGTTACGTCCACCATCGTCAATCCGTCTGACTTCCCTGCACTGGAAACCGCTTTCCAACCGAACACAAAAGCCGTTATCGTAGAGACATTCGGCAACCCGAACGCCAGCGTGACGGACGTGGAGCGCATAGCAGAGATAGCACACAGCCATGGCGTCATCCTCATCGTTGACAACACCTTCGCCACAGCCTACCTGTTCCGTCCGCTGGAACATGGTGCAGACGTGGTGGTGGAGAGTGCCACGAAATTCATCGGTGGACATGGTAGTACGCTCGGCGGTGTGATAGTGGAAGGCGGTAAGTTCGACTGGGCAGCCCATGCCGACCGTTACCCCACACTCGCCAAACCCGACCCCAGCTATCATGGTGCTGTGTTTGCCGCCGTGGCAGGCAATGCGGCTTTCGTTACGCGCATACGCGCCGTCATACTGCGCGACACGGGGGCTGCCATCTCTCCGCTCTCGGCATGGCTCTTGCTGCAGAGCCTCGAAACACTCTCACTGCGTGTGGAGCGCCATGTGGAAAATGCACTGGCGGTGGTGGATTTCCTCAGCAAGCACCCCAAGGTGGCAAAGGTGAACCACCCCTCGCTGCCCGACCATCCCGACCACGACCTCTACCTGCGGCTGTTCCCCGACGGCGCCGGCAGCATCTTTACCTTCGAGATAAAGGGCGGAGAGCGCGAAGCGTGGAATTTTATCGACAATCTGCAGATCTTCTCGCTCCTGGCAAACGTGGCAGACGTGAAGTCGCTCGTGATACATCCTGCCACGACCACCCATTCGCAGATGACGCCTGAAGAACTGCAGAAGTCGCAGATCTATCCTTCCACCATTCGCCTGAGCATAGGAACGGAACACATCGACGACATCATTGCCGATATAAGTCAGGCACTTGACAAGGCGTGA
- a CDS encoding Lrp/AsnC family transcriptional regulator: MGLPKVESDKSKEMQLDEKDLQILRTVQHDGRLTIKEIARKVHLSTTPVFERLHRLEDEGYIKRYSAVLDAEKLNMGFVVFCNVKLRQMNRDIAMDFIRRISDLPEVTECYNISGNFDYLLKIHVPDMKAYQHFLINDLGAIESVGSIESTFVMQEIKQEHGLNF; the protein is encoded by the coding sequence ATGGGACTCCCGAAAGTTGAATCAGATAAAAGCAAAGAAATGCAATTAGACGAGAAAGACCTTCAGATTCTCCGCACCGTTCAGCACGACGGCCGTCTGACCATCAAGGAGATAGCGCGGAAGGTGCACCTCAGCACCACCCCCGTGTTCGAACGCCTCCACCGCCTTGAGGACGAAGGCTACATCAAACGCTACAGCGCCGTACTCGACGCAGAAAAGCTCAACATGGGTTTCGTGGTGTTCTGCAACGTGAAGCTGCGGCAGATGAACCGCGACATCGCCATGGACTTCATCCGGCGGATATCCGACCTGCCCGAGGTGACGGAGTGCTACAACATCTCCGGCAACTTCGACTACCTGCTCAAGATCCACGTGCCCGACATGAAAGCCTACCAGCATTTTCTGATCAACGACCTCGGCGCCATAGAGAGTGTGGGGAGCATTGAGAGTACGTTCGTCATGCAGGAAATCAAACAGGAACACGGCCTCAACTTCTAA
- a CDS encoding patatin-like phospholipase family protein, which yields MKIKQIIKNNLQDTPPAELPRNVALVLSGGGARGFAHIGAIRELEQRGYRITSIAGTSIGALVGGFYAAGKLDEFTEWIISLKKKNVFNMMDFSLSMDHMMKGKRLMGKMKTILIGARIEALPIPFCAVATNITTGKEQLFRSGDLATAIRASISLPGLMRPVIIGEHIFVDGGVINQMPLNRVVRTEGDLLFGIDVSAPSEHNYDGLKNYNRHYSGGFLGEMRRRANNIRSKAGQNYVSLGMRVSELAIQSNAALTKKLNPPDLLLEIPCDRYNTLEFDRAAEIIERGQQDMAAKLDEFEKQTR from the coding sequence ATGAAAATCAAGCAAATCATAAAGAATAATCTTCAAGATACACCGCCTGCCGAACTTCCGCGTAACGTGGCACTCGTACTTTCTGGCGGCGGTGCACGCGGCTTCGCCCACATCGGCGCCATACGCGAACTGGAACAGCGCGGTTATCGCATCACGTCCATCGCAGGAACAAGCATCGGAGCATTGGTAGGTGGATTCTATGCTGCAGGTAAACTTGACGAATTCACGGAATGGATCATTTCGCTGAAGAAGAAAAACGTCTTCAACATGATGGACTTCTCGCTGTCGATGGACCACATGATGAAAGGCAAACGGCTGATGGGCAAAATGAAGACCATACTCATCGGTGCACGCATAGAAGCCCTGCCCATACCCTTCTGTGCCGTAGCCACCAACATCACCACGGGTAAGGAGCAGCTCTTCCGCTCGGGCGACCTTGCCACAGCCATACGCGCCTCCATCTCACTGCCGGGACTCATGCGCCCCGTCATCATTGGCGAGCACATTTTCGTAGACGGCGGTGTGATAAACCAGATGCCGCTCAACAGAGTGGTTCGCACCGAAGGCGACCTCCTCTTCGGCATCGATGTCAGTGCACCCTCCGAGCACAACTACGACGGTCTGAAAAACTATAACCGGCACTACTCCGGCGGCTTCTTGGGAGAAATGCGGAGAAGAGCCAATAATATAAGGAGTAAGGCAGGACAAAATTATGTAAGTCTCGGTATGCGTGTATCGGAACTCGCCATACAAAGCAATGCCGCACTCACGAAAAAACTCAACCCACCCGACCTGCTCCTCGAAATACCCTGCGACAGATACAACACCCTCGAATTCGACAGAGCCGCTGAAATCATAGAGAGGGGACAGCAGGACATGGCTGCTAAACTCGATGAGTTTGAGAAACAGACACGATAA
- a CDS encoding NfeD family protein produces the protein MESLDLWVMWVAIALVCAIAEMITAGFFIMCFSVGALVALPFSFFDVPAVWQWVIFAVASTVAVFLVRPFAVRYLRNKRTKETVSNADAILGKICTVSEAIPEKGYGRVKLGGDDWKAVSADGCALAEGERVRIVARESLIVTVEVAQ, from the coding sequence ATGGAATCATTAGATTTATGGGTAATGTGGGTGGCTATAGCACTGGTATGTGCCATAGCCGAGATGATTACCGCAGGCTTTTTCATCATGTGCTTCTCTGTGGGCGCTTTAGTAGCACTGCCCTTCTCGTTCTTCGACGTACCTGCCGTTTGGCAATGGGTGATTTTTGCAGTGGCTTCTACCGTCGCTGTCTTTCTAGTGCGTCCGTTCGCCGTGCGCTATCTGCGCAATAAGAGGACGAAGGAGACAGTAAGCAATGCCGACGCCATATTGGGAAAGATTTGCACAGTCAGTGAGGCAATACCCGAGAAAGGCTACGGCAGAGTGAAACTCGGTGGCGACGACTGGAAAGCCGTTAGTGCCGATGGCTGTGCCCTCGCTGAAGGCGAACGAGTGCGCATTGTGGCAAGAGAAAGCCTTATCGTTACCGTAGAAGTGGCTCAATAG
- a CDS encoding SPFH domain-containing protein — translation MTPIATVIIVLIAGIVILAAKSLVIVPQSETRIIERLGRYHATFSPGIHIIVPFIDRAKSIIIMKNRRYQYSSIIDLREQVYDFDRQNVITRDNVQTEINALLYFQIVDPFKAVYEIENLPNAIEKLTQTTLRNIIGELELDETLTSRDTINTKLRAVLDDATDKWGVKVNRVELQDITPPATVLNAMEKQMQAERNKRALILESEGEKASAILQSEGEKAAVINTAEAEKQKAILEAEGQAEARIRRAEAEAIAIQKITEAVGECTNPANYLLAQKYIQMLQNVAEGTENKTVFLPYEASNLLGSLGGIKELFQDANGSKAGSVPPPIRKS, via the coding sequence ATGACACCAATTGCAACCGTTATCATCGTCCTTATTGCAGGCATCGTTATTCTTGCGGCAAAGTCGCTAGTCATCGTGCCGCAGAGTGAAACACGCATCATTGAGCGCCTCGGACGCTATCATGCCACATTCAGCCCGGGCATACACATCATTGTGCCCTTCATCGACCGCGCGAAGAGCATCATCATCATGAAAAACCGCAGATATCAGTATTCGTCTATTATCGACCTGCGCGAACAGGTATACGACTTCGACCGACAAAATGTGATTACCCGCGACAATGTGCAGACTGAAATCAACGCGCTGCTCTACTTCCAGATTGTAGATCCCTTCAAAGCAGTGTATGAAATTGAGAACCTGCCCAATGCCATCGAAAAACTTACACAGACCACACTGCGTAACATCATCGGTGAATTGGAACTCGACGAGACACTGACCTCACGCGATACCATTAACACCAAACTGCGCGCCGTGCTCGACGACGCCACAGACAAATGGGGTGTGAAGGTGAACCGTGTGGAACTTCAGGACATCACACCGCCTGCCACCGTGCTCAACGCCATGGAGAAGCAGATGCAAGCCGAGCGCAACAAGCGCGCCCTCATTCTCGAGAGCGAAGGCGAAAAAGCAAGTGCCATCTTGCAGTCGGAAGGCGAAAAGGCAGCCGTCATCAATACAGCAGAAGCAGAGAAGCAGAAAGCCATCCTCGAAGCCGAAGGACAGGCTGAAGCACGCATCCGTCGCGCAGAGGCAGAAGCCATAGCCATACAGAAAATCACCGAAGCCGTGGGCGAATGCACAAACCCAGCCAACTACTTGCTGGCACAGAAATATATACAAATGCTGCAGAATGTGGCAGAAGGCACAGAGAACAAGACTGTGTTCCTGCCCTACGAAGCATCGAACCTCCTCGGGTCGCTCGGCGGCATAAAGGAACTGTTCCAGGACGCGAACGGCAGCAAGGCAGGCAGCGTTCCTCCTCCTATCAGGAAGAGTTGA
- a CDS encoding DUF2752 domain-containing protein — protein MRRYVQKLSVTTIIFLVLGAVAVVVLYFLDPAQYVFMPKCIFKLLTGYSCPGCGFQRAVHALLHGDVVGAVRFNLFLLVGVPYLLLVAVASVVPKTERTAAFRRYAYHKCWVYLYITLFCIWWVLRNVLHI, from the coding sequence ATGCGGCGATACGTGCAGAAACTTAGTGTTACAACGATAATTTTCCTCGTGTTGGGCGCGGTGGCGGTCGTGGTGTTGTATTTCCTCGACCCTGCGCAGTATGTGTTCATGCCGAAATGTATTTTCAAACTGCTTACGGGTTATTCTTGCCCCGGCTGCGGTTTTCAGCGCGCGGTGCATGCTCTGCTGCATGGCGACGTGGTGGGTGCGGTGCGGTTCAACCTGTTCCTGCTCGTGGGTGTGCCATATCTGCTACTCGTTGCCGTGGCGTCCGTCGTACCTAAGACAGAGCGCACAGCCGCTTTCCGCCGCTATGCCTATCATAAGTGTTGGGTGTATCTCTATATCACGCTCTTCTGTATCTGGTGGGTGCTGAGGAATGTGCTTCATATCTGA